GATGACGGTGGGGCGATAGCTGATGCGGCGTGCGGGTGGGACCACGCGACCGCGAGAGGTCATCTGAAAGCTAAGCCATGAAAGGTGGCTATTTCCCGAGAGCACCAGCTGCCGACCGGAGTGGTTGGTGATGTGGATGGTGGCGGTCACCGGCTCGTTGAGCAGGTAGTTCGTCTTGTTCATCTTCATCACTACAGCCACCTGGGCATGCGCCTGAACGAAGGCGAATAGGCCGAACAGGATAGCCAGTAGCGTGCGATGGCGGGGTGTGGTGGACTGGAAATTCATAGGTGCTTACTGATGTAGGAAATTCAGGGCCTGCCGTCAATCACCCTCTGAGCTGCGTTCAGGGGAGACTCCGCAGGTGCGGAAGCCGAGGTCCGGGCGGCGCAGGCTACGATCGTCCACCCACTCGTGGGCGCGGGCGCCGTATTTGGGCTTCAGGTAGGAGGCTCCGCAGAGGATGAAGCGGGCCGGCTTCGAGGGATCGGCGGGGTCGAAGACCGCCTTGCGAGTCCACTCGCTGACATTGCCTGCCATGCCGTGGACACCGAGCGAGGTTTTTTCCGTTTGATCGACCGCTTTCCAGCCGGTGCCGCCTAGTTTGGCAGGGTCCGCGCCGGCAGAACAGGAGCCATACCACTCGTCACGTGTTGGCAGGCGGTGGCCTTTCCACTCGGCATAGGCATAGGCATCCCACCAGTCGATTCCTACCACCGGGTAGTTCAGGTCCACCGGCAGGCCATTCCATTGACCTCCGGCGCTGGCTTCGGCGTAGAGCGAGTCCCAATCGTCCGGGAGATGGTCGGTTTTTTCCTCTGGCTGGTCGTCGTGCTGATAGACGGCGCGTTGCTCTGGGCTGATGACCGAGAGGGCGTTGAGGAATTTGGCATACTCGCCGATGGTGACTTCATGCGCACCGATCCAGAATTCATTCATCGTTACGGTCGTGCCCAGTGGTCCGGGGTATTGACCCGCGGGGATGCGGACGAGGTCCTCGAGCTGGCGTTCAGGTGGGGCGACTTTGCGGTTAGAGAGGTAATAGACCAGGCCAATGACAATCGCGAGGGTGGCCACGGCGATGGCGATCTTGGCGATAGTGGCACTGGAAATGAGCGGCCGCATCGGCATGGTCGAGCTAGCAATCTTGGCCTTGTTTCTTGGCTCGGCCAGCTGGCGCTCGATGCCGTCGGCCAGCTCGTAGATTTGATCCCAGCTCAATGGCTGGTCACGGTGGCCGTCTGCCATGAAGCCGAGTAGCGAGTCGGTGCGGGTCGAGCCCGGTTGGTTCGGCGTCAGCAAGTCCCGCAGTAACTGACCTAACAGTTGCTTGTCCTGCGTGGCAACTGATGGGTCTGGCTCGCCACTAATCGCCATGTTGACGAGTCGCGCGTGGAACTTTTCATCGATGATGACATCATGGGCAGTCAGCGGTAGGGTGGCGATCCCCTGGCTTTCTAGACTTTTAGAGGTATCGGCCAGGCTGCGAATGATGCGTGCCATCTGCAGTGGCGGAATACTGAGCCCCTGCTCGTAATGCTCGCTGAGTGGCTGACCGGGGAGTTTTTCGCGGGCAAAGAAACATTGTCCCTCAGAGTGGATGGCTTCTAACACTGAGCTGATCAGCGGGTGATCAACCGTGGCCTTGGCTCGCACATCTTCAAGGAAAGGCTCGGTGAGTGTGGGGTCATTACGTTGTTCTCCGTAGAGATTGCAAATGATTACTTCGCGCTGCACGGAGACCTGTGTGGCGTGCCAGGTAGCGGTCGCCTTGCCCTGATAGATGAGCTTGCCAATCTTGTAATCACCCATCTCCCGGCCTTCGGTGAGGTCTTCGGGAGTCAGCGCATTTTGAGTATCTGTGGACATGGTGTGAGGATAGGACTGCCTGGCGAGGCTCAAGTCCCGCGCATGCTAGCCTATCCCCATATACACGCAAAGAGGATTAGGGGAAATTTCCACCCGATTTCTGACATGTAGACCTCTCTGGCTGTTTTTCCGGTTAGACAAGGTGGCCTGTTAGCGTGTTGGCAGCGGGGGCAGGCGTGGATCGTCTCCATAGCCGCCGTTGAGGTCCGGCAGCAGGCTGTTGTTGTCCAGTGGAAGATCGAGCGGGAGGTCGTCCAGTGGGTCGCCAGGGCGAGGTTCGGGGAGAGGGCGCATTTTCCCACCGTGCACCGCATTGAGTCGGCGGGGATGGGCTTGCTGATCGATCACTTCACCTTCATAAATGAGTTCCACCACGTAACCGTAGAATTCGCGTCGACCTAACAAATGGGCATCTGCCAAGTCCGCCTCGGGGATGGCGTAGGACACCTGCAAGGTTTCTTCGTTACCGGGGTTTTGCCAATCGACTTGGTTATCGCCCCACGCAGGAGTGATCACGGCATTGGTATCGGCTTTGACAATTTCCCCGCCGTTCACACGATCATAGAAGTGCACTTGCACCTCGACGTCGTCCGGGTTGATCACCTTATCTGGGCGCGCCAGCAGAGTGATCGAAACATCGACGTGACGACCTGCGAGTGGTCCCCTGGCCTTGCGTGTTTTCATCGGGCCGATAGCGATGGCGTTTTTCTGCGTGCCCATGCCCATTCCCTTGATTAATTTGGCGGCGGCCAGGCGATAAAAGACGCCGGCTTTGATCCCCATTTGTTGGATCTGTTGGTAGTGGTCGGCCGCCTTGGGATAGATTCCCATGTCTTCGAACAAGAGCGCTTTGTGATACATGACTGCTGGCTCGGCAGGATCGATCCTGCCAGCTTCATCCAGCTTCAGCATCGCCCGCATGACATCGCCATCGAGTTGGATGGATCGCGCTTCTTGCACCAAGCGTTCCACCCGAGGGTTGGCAATCGGCTGGTGCATGTTCATCAGCTCGGCAGGGAGTGCTGGAGCGGGGATCGCCGGGCGTGGGCGGGCTGGGGTGGCTGGCACTCTCAGTGGTGCCGGTGGGTAATCGGCCGGAGTATCTGACACGCTGGCGAGGATTTCGGCCAGAGTTCGCGGTTCGATAGGCTTCGGAGCGGCACTCACTGTAACTCGAGGCCGTTCCTCAACCTGCGCCACCTCCAAGGGCTGCCCGCTGCGCACGGTCAGGGCGGTCCCCACGGTGATCAACTGGGCAAAGGCGATCAGCGCCAATAGCCAGCAAGCGATGGGGAAGGTGGGTCGCCGGTGACGACTGGGAGAGGGCGCATTAGCCGACTGGTGATCAGTCACTTGTGCGCGAGTGGATTGACTCATAGGTGGCGGGCACTCTAGGAAATCCCCTCCGCCGATGTCAATACGGGAAAATCTCCACGGTGGGGGACAAAGGAATCCTTGCGCAGACAGGGCTTTCCACCTTCATTGGCCATAGGCATGCCGCAAGATACGAGTTCAGGAAATGTTGAACCGCCCCGTCCGCTTGAGCTGGAGATGACTCCGGCCGAGGTGGCGGCGGCCTTGCAGCATCTGCCGGGGATCACCTTTTTTGACACCTCCGGGAACTTGCCCTCCCGCAGTCATGCTCCGGTATCCATCGTGGCTGCCCGACCGCGGCAGCTGATTTCCGGTGATATTCATCAGGCGGCGGATGTGCAGCGTCTGCGCGAGGCATTGGCCGGTTGGCAGGTGCACGCCCCATCGCTGGGCTTTCCAGCTGGAGGTGCCTGTGGCTGGATTGATTACGAAGGGGCGTTCTGCTTTGGCATCTATCCGGAAATGTTGATCTATCAGCACGACCGCCAATGCTGGTGGCAGTGCGGTCGGCTCAGTGAGGAACTGCGTGAGCCTGCGGCCCCATCCTCATTGCCTGCCATCAGCGAGTTCACACCGTCGACCACGAAGGCGCAGTATGAAGATGGGGTGCGCCGCATTCACGAATACATTGCCGCTGGCGATATCTACCAGGTGAACCTCACCCAGCGCTTCTCGGCCCCGCTTTCGCACGCAGAGGGGTCGCTTTTTCCTCTCTACGAGCAGCTGCGGCAGCGCACTCCCTCGCCATTGGCCATCTGGATGAAGTTGGCGGAGCGCGAGGTCCTTTCGTCGTCGCCGGAAACTTTCCTGCGCATGAGTGGGCGGCAAATCGAGACCCGTCCGATCAAGGGCACCCGTCCGCGCTATGCTGATCCAGAACGCGACGCCGCCTCCGCCAGCGAGCTACTGGCCTCCGAGAAAGAGAAAGCCGAGCTCATCATGATCACCGATCTTGAGCGCAACGATCTCGGGCAGGTTTGTGAATTTGGCTCGGTCCGGGTGGCCGACATGCTGGCGCTGGAGAAGCTGGAGCAAGTTTATCATCTGGTTTCCACCGTCACCGGGACGCTGCGGGAGGAAATCGACCACCTCGATGCCCTGGCGGCCTGTTTCCCCGGCGGGAGTATTACCGGAGCCCCGAAGAAGCGCTCCATGGAGATCATCGAGGAACTGGAGCCGGTGCCGCGCGGACTCTACACAGGGGCGATCGGCTACCTCGGTTTCAATGGGGAAAGTCAGTTTAACATCCCCATCCGCACTCTTGTTAGGGAAAACGAGACCTTGCACTACCATGTGGGAGCGGGCATCGTTGCCGACTCGGATCCCGCCGCTGAGTATCAAGAGACCTTGGACAAGGCAAAGGGGATCCGACTGGCTATCGAGCAGTTTCAGACGTCGATGCCGGATCTTTCCTCCTAATCACACTTACCGATGACCTCACGCTGCGCCGTCCGGATTTTCCTGTTTATCACCTTGCCGCTGGCATGGTCCGCCTGCTCGCCCAGTGTCACCGAACACGAGGTCACGCCCGCCAAGAATGGGGAGTATGTGATTTTGCTGCACGGCTTGGCCCGGTCGCCCCAATCCATGGAACCGCTGGCGCAGGCATTGCAGGAGGAAGGCTACGGAACCTGCAACACCGGTTATCCATCGACCAAGCGCACCGTTCCAGAGCTCTCAGGCACCTCGCTGCGTGAGGCGGTGGCGAAATGCAGGCAGCTGGGCGCGCGCAAAATCCACTTCATCGGCCACTCAATGGGCGCGATGCTGGCTCGCTACCATCTGGTGGTTGAACCACCCAAGGAAGCGGGTCGACTGATCCAGCTGGCCCCTCCGAATCAAGGGAGTGAGGTGGTGGATAATCTGGTCGACCGGCCTATTTTCAAAGCCGTAAACGGCCCGGCTGGGAGCACCCTGGGCACCGACCCGCGCTCGCTCGCCGCCAAACTGCCCGCGCTCACCCACGAGACTCTGATTATTGCTGGTCGGCGATCGGTGAACCCGATCAATTCCCTGATGATCCCCGGCCCGGACGACGGTAAAGTCTCGGTGGAAAATACCAAGGCCACGGGCATGAAACGCCATATCGTGCTGGCCTGCTCGCATCCGGTGATCATGAAGAAAAGGCGCACCATCGAGGAGTGCATACGCTTTCTCCAAGGCGGCTGAATCCGCTGGTGATGGGGCTTGGCGGCGATGCCGACTTTCTAATTAGATTGACGCTTGGGCATGAATCACTAGGGTGCTGCCCTACCGCCTCACCACCACCTATTTTTATTATGCGTTCTATTTCCCTACTATTTGTCGCCGCCCTGCTGGCTCTGACCCCATCATGCTCCCTGCTCAGCAGCCTGCTGAAAATTCCAGCCAGTGCCGTGCAAATGGCGACCCGCACCGTGGGCCTCAGCGGTCTCACCGATGAAGCTCCCCAGCCTGAAGAGGACGCCGAACTTGGTGCCCTGAACGAGCCAGCTGCCGAGGTTGATGCCGTGGGCAACGACCAGTAATTCCTAAACTGG
This window of the Oceaniferula flava genome carries:
- a CDS encoding alpha/beta fold hydrolase, with product MTSRCAVRIFLFITLPLAWSACSPSVTEHEVTPAKNGEYVILLHGLARSPQSMEPLAQALQEEGYGTCNTGYPSTKRTVPELSGTSLREAVAKCRQLGARKIHFIGHSMGAMLARYHLVVEPPKEAGRLIQLAPPNQGSEVVDNLVDRPIFKAVNGPAGSTLGTDPRSLAAKLPALTHETLIIAGRRSVNPINSLMIPGPDDGKVSVENTKATGMKRHIVLACSHPVIMKKRRTIEECIRFLQGG
- a CDS encoding SUMF1/EgtB/PvdO family nonheme iron enzyme; protein product: MSTDTQNALTPEDLTEGREMGDYKIGKLIYQGKATATWHATQVSVQREVIICNLYGEQRNDPTLTEPFLEDVRAKATVDHPLISSVLEAIHSEGQCFFAREKLPGQPLSEHYEQGLSIPPLQMARIIRSLADTSKSLESQGIATLPLTAHDVIIDEKFHARLVNMAISGEPDPSVATQDKQLLGQLLRDLLTPNQPGSTRTDSLLGFMADGHRDQPLSWDQIYELADGIERQLAEPRNKAKIASSTMPMRPLISSATIAKIAIAVATLAIVIGLVYYLSNRKVAPPERQLEDLVRIPAGQYPGPLGTTVTMNEFWIGAHEVTIGEYAKFLNALSVISPEQRAVYQHDDQPEEKTDHLPDDWDSLYAEASAGGQWNGLPVDLNYPVVGIDWWDAYAYAEWKGHRLPTRDEWYGSCSAGADPAKLGGTGWKAVDQTEKTSLGVHGMAGNVSEWTRKAVFDPADPSKPARFILCGASYLKPKYGARAHEWVDDRSLRRPDLGFRTCGVSPERSSEGD
- the pabB gene encoding aminodeoxychorismate synthase component I — encoded protein: MPQDTSSGNVEPPRPLELEMTPAEVAAALQHLPGITFFDTSGNLPSRSHAPVSIVAARPRQLISGDIHQAADVQRLREALAGWQVHAPSLGFPAGGACGWIDYEGAFCFGIYPEMLIYQHDRQCWWQCGRLSEELREPAAPSSLPAISEFTPSTTKAQYEDGVRRIHEYIAAGDIYQVNLTQRFSAPLSHAEGSLFPLYEQLRQRTPSPLAIWMKLAEREVLSSSPETFLRMSGRQIETRPIKGTRPRYADPERDAASASELLASEKEKAELIMITDLERNDLGQVCEFGSVRVADMLALEKLEQVYHLVSTVTGTLREEIDHLDALAACFPGGSITGAPKKRSMEIIEELEPVPRGLYTGAIGYLGFNGESQFNIPIRTLVRENETLHYHVGAGIVADSDPAAEYQETLDKAKGIRLAIEQFQTSMPDLSS